A single region of the Gorilla gorilla gorilla isolate KB3781 chromosome 1, NHGRI_mGorGor1-v2.1_pri, whole genome shotgun sequence genome encodes:
- the SHC1 gene encoding SHC-transforming protein 1 isoform X9 has protein sequence MNKLSGGGGRRTRVEGGQLGGEEWTRHGSFVNKPTRGWLHPNDKVMGPGVSYLVRYMGCVEVLQSMRALDFNTRTQVTREAISLVCEAVPGAKGATRRRKPCSRPLSSILGRSNLKFAGMPITLTVSTSSLNLMAADCKQIIANHHMQSISFASGGDPDTAEYVAYVAKDPVNQRACHILECPEGLAQDVISTIGQAFELRFKQYLRNPPKLVTPHDRMAGFDGSAWDEEEEEPPDHQYYNDFPGKEPPLGGVVDMRLREGAAPGAARPTAPSAQTPSHLGATLPVGQPVGGDPEVRKQMPPPPPCPAGRELFDDPSYVNVQNLDKARQAVGGAGPPNPAVNGSAPRDLFDMKPFEDALRVPPPPQSVSMAEQLRGEPWFHGKLSRREAEALLQLNGDFLVRESTTTPGQYVLTGLQSGQPKHLLLVDPEGVVRTKDHRFESVSHLISYHMDNHLPIISAGSELCLQQPVERKL, from the exons ATGAACAAGCTGAGTGGAGGCGGCGGGCGCAGGACTCGGGTGGAAGGGGGCCAGCTTGGGGGCGAGGAGTGGACCCGCCACGGGAGCTTTGTCAATAAGCCCACGCGGGGCTGGCTGCATCCCAACGACAAAGTCATGGGACCCGGGGTTTCCTACTTGGTTCGG TACATGGGCTGTGTGGAGGTCCTCCAGTCAATGCGTGCCCTGGACTTCAACACCCGGACTCAGGTCACCAG GGAGGCCATCAGTCTGGTGTGTGAGGCTGTGCCGGGTGCTAAGGGGGCGACAAGGAGGAGAAAG CCCTGTAGCCGCCCGCTCAGCTCTATCCTGGGGAGGAGTAACCTGAAATTTGCTGGAATGCCAATCACTCTCACCGTCTCCACCAGCAGCCTCAATCTCATGGCCGCAGACTGCAAACAG ATCATCGCCAACCACCACATGCAATCTATCTCATTTGCATCCGGCGGGGATCCG GACACAGCCGAGTATGTCGCCTATGTTGCCAAAGACCCTGTGAATCAGAGAG CCTGCCACATTCTGGAGTGTCCCGAAGGGCTTGCCCAGGATGTCATCAGCACCATTGGCCAGGCCTTCGAGTTGCGCTTCAAACAATACCTCAGGAACCCACCCAAACTGGTCACCCCTCATGACAG GATGGCTGGCTTTGATGGCTCAGCatgggatgaggaggaggaagagccacCTGACCATCAGTACTATAATGACTTCCCGGGGAAGGAACCCCCCTTGGGGGGGGTGGTAGACATGAGGCTTCGGGAAGGAGCCGCTCCAGGGGCTGCTcgacccactgcacccagtgcCCAGacccccagccacttgggagctACGCTG CCTGTAGGACAGCCTGTTGGGGGAGATCCAGAAGTCCGCAAACAGATGCCACCTCCACCACCCTGTCCAG CAGGCAGAGAGCTTTTTGATGATCCCTCCTATGTCAACGTCCAGAACCTAGACAAGGCCCGGCAAGCAGTGGGTGGTGCTGGGCCCCCCAATCCTGCTGTCAATGGCAGTGCACCCCGGGACCTGTTTGACATGA AGCCCTTCGAAGATGCTCTTCGggtgcctccacctccccagtcgGTGTCCATGGCTGAGCAGCTCCGAGGGGAGCCCTGGTTCCATGGGAAGCTGAGccggcgggaggctgaggcactgctGCAGCTCAATGGGGACTTCCTGGTGCGGGAGAGCacgaccacacctggccagtatgTGCTCACTGGCTTGCAGAGTGGGCAGCCTAAGCATTTGCTACTGGTGGACCCTGAGGGTGTG GTTCGGACTAAGGATCACCGCTTTGAAAGTGTCAGTCACCTTATCAGCTACCACATGGACAATCACTTGCCCATCATCTCTGCGGGCAGCGAACTGTGTCTACAGCAACCTGTGGAGCGGAAACTGTGA
- the SHC1 gene encoding SHC-transforming protein 1 isoform X10, whose amino-acid sequence MNKLSGGGGRRTRVEGGQLGGEEWTRHGSFVNKPTRGWLHPNDKVMGPGVSYLVRYMGCVEVLQSMRALDFNTRTQVTREAISLVCEAVPGAKGATRRRKPCSRPLSSILGRSNLKFAGMPITLTVSTSSLNLMAADCKQIIANHHMQSISFASGGDPDTAEYVAYVAKDPVNQRACHILECPEGLAQDVISTIGQAFELRFKQYLRNPPKLVTPHDRMAGFDGSAWDEEEEEPPDHQYYNDFPGKEPPLGGVVDMRLREGAAPGAARPTAPSAQTPSHLGATLPVGQPVGGDPEVRKQMPPPPPCPGRELFDDPSYVNVQNLDKARQAVGGAGPPNPAVNGSAPRDLFDMKPFEDALRVPPPPQSVSMAEQLRGEPWFHGKLSRREAEALLQLNGDFLVRESTTTPGQYVLTGLQSGQPKHLLLVDPEGVVRTKDHRFESVSHLISYHMDNHLPIISAGSELCLQQPVERKL is encoded by the exons ATGAACAAGCTGAGTGGAGGCGGCGGGCGCAGGACTCGGGTGGAAGGGGGCCAGCTTGGGGGCGAGGAGTGGACCCGCCACGGGAGCTTTGTCAATAAGCCCACGCGGGGCTGGCTGCATCCCAACGACAAAGTCATGGGACCCGGGGTTTCCTACTTGGTTCGG TACATGGGCTGTGTGGAGGTCCTCCAGTCAATGCGTGCCCTGGACTTCAACACCCGGACTCAGGTCACCAG GGAGGCCATCAGTCTGGTGTGTGAGGCTGTGCCGGGTGCTAAGGGGGCGACAAGGAGGAGAAAG CCCTGTAGCCGCCCGCTCAGCTCTATCCTGGGGAGGAGTAACCTGAAATTTGCTGGAATGCCAATCACTCTCACCGTCTCCACCAGCAGCCTCAATCTCATGGCCGCAGACTGCAAACAG ATCATCGCCAACCACCACATGCAATCTATCTCATTTGCATCCGGCGGGGATCCG GACACAGCCGAGTATGTCGCCTATGTTGCCAAAGACCCTGTGAATCAGAGAG CCTGCCACATTCTGGAGTGTCCCGAAGGGCTTGCCCAGGATGTCATCAGCACCATTGGCCAGGCCTTCGAGTTGCGCTTCAAACAATACCTCAGGAACCCACCCAAACTGGTCACCCCTCATGACAG GATGGCTGGCTTTGATGGCTCAGCatgggatgaggaggaggaagagccacCTGACCATCAGTACTATAATGACTTCCCGGGGAAGGAACCCCCCTTGGGGGGGGTGGTAGACATGAGGCTTCGGGAAGGAGCCGCTCCAGGGGCTGCTcgacccactgcacccagtgcCCAGacccccagccacttgggagctACGCTG CCTGTAGGACAGCCTGTTGGGGGAGATCCAGAAGTCCGCAAACAGATGCCACCTCCACCACCCTGTCCAG GCAGAGAGCTTTTTGATGATCCCTCCTATGTCAACGTCCAGAACCTAGACAAGGCCCGGCAAGCAGTGGGTGGTGCTGGGCCCCCCAATCCTGCTGTCAATGGCAGTGCACCCCGGGACCTGTTTGACATGA AGCCCTTCGAAGATGCTCTTCGggtgcctccacctccccagtcgGTGTCCATGGCTGAGCAGCTCCGAGGGGAGCCCTGGTTCCATGGGAAGCTGAGccggcgggaggctgaggcactgctGCAGCTCAATGGGGACTTCCTGGTGCGGGAGAGCacgaccacacctggccagtatgTGCTCACTGGCTTGCAGAGTGGGCAGCCTAAGCATTTGCTACTGGTGGACCCTGAGGGTGTG GTTCGGACTAAGGATCACCGCTTTGAAAGTGTCAGTCACCTTATCAGCTACCACATGGACAATCACTTGCCCATCATCTCTGCGGGCAGCGAACTGTGTCTACAGCAACCTGTGGAGCGGAAACTGTGA
- the SHC1 gene encoding SHC-transforming protein 1 isoform X11 — MNKLSGGGGRRTRVEGGQLGGEEWTRHGSFVNKPTRGWLHPNDKVMGPGVSYLVRYMGCVEVLQSMRALDFNTRTQVTREAISLVCEAVPGAKGATRRRKPCSRPLSSILGRSNLKFAGMPITLTVSTSSLNLMAADCKQDTAEYVAYVAKDPVNQRACHILECPEGLAQDVISTIGQAFELRFKQYLRNPPKLVTPHDRMAGFDGSAWDEEEEEPPDHQYYNDFPGKEPPLGGVVDMRLREGAAPGAARPTAPSAQTPSHLGATLPVGQPVGGDPEVRKQMPPPPPCPAGRELFDDPSYVNVQNLDKARQAVGGAGPPNPAVNGSAPRDLFDMKPFEDALRVPPPPQSVSMAEQLRGEPWFHGKLSRREAEALLQLNGDFLVRESTTTPGQYVLTGLQSGQPKHLLLVDPEGVVRTKDHRFESVSHLISYHMDNHLPIISAGSELCLQQPVERKL; from the exons ATGAACAAGCTGAGTGGAGGCGGCGGGCGCAGGACTCGGGTGGAAGGGGGCCAGCTTGGGGGCGAGGAGTGGACCCGCCACGGGAGCTTTGTCAATAAGCCCACGCGGGGCTGGCTGCATCCCAACGACAAAGTCATGGGACCCGGGGTTTCCTACTTGGTTCGG TACATGGGCTGTGTGGAGGTCCTCCAGTCAATGCGTGCCCTGGACTTCAACACCCGGACTCAGGTCACCAG GGAGGCCATCAGTCTGGTGTGTGAGGCTGTGCCGGGTGCTAAGGGGGCGACAAGGAGGAGAAAG CCCTGTAGCCGCCCGCTCAGCTCTATCCTGGGGAGGAGTAACCTGAAATTTGCTGGAATGCCAATCACTCTCACCGTCTCCACCAGCAGCCTCAATCTCATGGCCGCAGACTGCAAACAG GACACAGCCGAGTATGTCGCCTATGTTGCCAAAGACCCTGTGAATCAGAGAG CCTGCCACATTCTGGAGTGTCCCGAAGGGCTTGCCCAGGATGTCATCAGCACCATTGGCCAGGCCTTCGAGTTGCGCTTCAAACAATACCTCAGGAACCCACCCAAACTGGTCACCCCTCATGACAG GATGGCTGGCTTTGATGGCTCAGCatgggatgaggaggaggaagagccacCTGACCATCAGTACTATAATGACTTCCCGGGGAAGGAACCCCCCTTGGGGGGGGTGGTAGACATGAGGCTTCGGGAAGGAGCCGCTCCAGGGGCTGCTcgacccactgcacccagtgcCCAGacccccagccacttgggagctACGCTG CCTGTAGGACAGCCTGTTGGGGGAGATCCAGAAGTCCGCAAACAGATGCCACCTCCACCACCCTGTCCAG CAGGCAGAGAGCTTTTTGATGATCCCTCCTATGTCAACGTCCAGAACCTAGACAAGGCCCGGCAAGCAGTGGGTGGTGCTGGGCCCCCCAATCCTGCTGTCAATGGCAGTGCACCCCGGGACCTGTTTGACATGA AGCCCTTCGAAGATGCTCTTCGggtgcctccacctccccagtcgGTGTCCATGGCTGAGCAGCTCCGAGGGGAGCCCTGGTTCCATGGGAAGCTGAGccggcgggaggctgaggcactgctGCAGCTCAATGGGGACTTCCTGGTGCGGGAGAGCacgaccacacctggccagtatgTGCTCACTGGCTTGCAGAGTGGGCAGCCTAAGCATTTGCTACTGGTGGACCCTGAGGGTGTG GTTCGGACTAAGGATCACCGCTTTGAAAGTGTCAGTCACCTTATCAGCTACCACATGGACAATCACTTGCCCATCATCTCTGCGGGCAGCGAACTGTGTCTACAGCAACCTGTGGAGCGGAAACTGTGA
- the SHC1 gene encoding SHC-transforming protein 1 isoform X12 has protein sequence MNKLSGGGGRRTRVEGGQLGGEEWTRHGSFVNKPTRGWLHPNDKVMGPGVSYLVRYMGCVEVLQSMRALDFNTRTQVTREAISLVCEAVPGAKGATRRRKPCSRPLSSILGRSNLKFAGMPITLTVSTSSLNLMAADCKQDTAEYVAYVAKDPVNQRACHILECPEGLAQDVISTIGQAFELRFKQYLRNPPKLVTPHDRMAGFDGSAWDEEEEEPPDHQYYNDFPGKEPPLGGVVDMRLREGAAPGAARPTAPSAQTPSHLGATLPVGQPVGGDPEVRKQMPPPPPCPGRELFDDPSYVNVQNLDKARQAVGGAGPPNPAVNGSAPRDLFDMKPFEDALRVPPPPQSVSMAEQLRGEPWFHGKLSRREAEALLQLNGDFLVRESTTTPGQYVLTGLQSGQPKHLLLVDPEGVVRTKDHRFESVSHLISYHMDNHLPIISAGSELCLQQPVERKL, from the exons ATGAACAAGCTGAGTGGAGGCGGCGGGCGCAGGACTCGGGTGGAAGGGGGCCAGCTTGGGGGCGAGGAGTGGACCCGCCACGGGAGCTTTGTCAATAAGCCCACGCGGGGCTGGCTGCATCCCAACGACAAAGTCATGGGACCCGGGGTTTCCTACTTGGTTCGG TACATGGGCTGTGTGGAGGTCCTCCAGTCAATGCGTGCCCTGGACTTCAACACCCGGACTCAGGTCACCAG GGAGGCCATCAGTCTGGTGTGTGAGGCTGTGCCGGGTGCTAAGGGGGCGACAAGGAGGAGAAAG CCCTGTAGCCGCCCGCTCAGCTCTATCCTGGGGAGGAGTAACCTGAAATTTGCTGGAATGCCAATCACTCTCACCGTCTCCACCAGCAGCCTCAATCTCATGGCCGCAGACTGCAAACAG GACACAGCCGAGTATGTCGCCTATGTTGCCAAAGACCCTGTGAATCAGAGAG CCTGCCACATTCTGGAGTGTCCCGAAGGGCTTGCCCAGGATGTCATCAGCACCATTGGCCAGGCCTTCGAGTTGCGCTTCAAACAATACCTCAGGAACCCACCCAAACTGGTCACCCCTCATGACAG GATGGCTGGCTTTGATGGCTCAGCatgggatgaggaggaggaagagccacCTGACCATCAGTACTATAATGACTTCCCGGGGAAGGAACCCCCCTTGGGGGGGGTGGTAGACATGAGGCTTCGGGAAGGAGCCGCTCCAGGGGCTGCTcgacccactgcacccagtgcCCAGacccccagccacttgggagctACGCTG CCTGTAGGACAGCCTGTTGGGGGAGATCCAGAAGTCCGCAAACAGATGCCACCTCCACCACCCTGTCCAG GCAGAGAGCTTTTTGATGATCCCTCCTATGTCAACGTCCAGAACCTAGACAAGGCCCGGCAAGCAGTGGGTGGTGCTGGGCCCCCCAATCCTGCTGTCAATGGCAGTGCACCCCGGGACCTGTTTGACATGA AGCCCTTCGAAGATGCTCTTCGggtgcctccacctccccagtcgGTGTCCATGGCTGAGCAGCTCCGAGGGGAGCCCTGGTTCCATGGGAAGCTGAGccggcgggaggctgaggcactgctGCAGCTCAATGGGGACTTCCTGGTGCGGGAGAGCacgaccacacctggccagtatgTGCTCACTGGCTTGCAGAGTGGGCAGCCTAAGCATTTGCTACTGGTGGACCCTGAGGGTGTG GTTCGGACTAAGGATCACCGCTTTGAAAGTGTCAGTCACCTTATCAGCTACCACATGGACAATCACTTGCCCATCATCTCTGCGGGCAGCGAACTGTGTCTACAGCAACCTGTGGAGCGGAAACTGTGA
- the SHC1 gene encoding SHC-transforming protein 1 isoform X7, with protein MNKLSGGGGRRTRVEGGQLGGEEWTRHGSFVNKPTRGWLHPNDKVMGPGVSYLVRYMGCVEVLQSMRALDFNTRTQVTREAISLVCEAVPGAKGATRRRKPCSRPLSSILGRSNLKFAGMPITLTVSTSSLNLMAADCKQIIANHHMQSISFASGGDPDTAEYVAYVAKDPVNQRACHILECPEGLAQDVISTIGQAFELRFKQYLRNPPKLVTPHDRMAGFDGSAWDEEEEEPPDHQYYNDFPGKEPPLGGVVDMRLREGAAPGAARPTAPSAQTPSHLGATLPVGQPVGGDPEVRKQMPPPPPCPAGRELFDDPSYVNVQNLDKARQAVGGAGPPNPAVNGSAPRDLFDMKPFEDALRVPPPPQSVSMAEQLRGEPWFHGKLSRREAEALLQLNGDFLVRESTTTPGQYVLTGLQSGQPKHLLLVDPEGVVSVAEVWVRGGRKEGTVPYSVSLFLPSLLCRHSRWAAVYGPLLLFKVSGIFLQRLIP; from the exons ATGAACAAGCTGAGTGGAGGCGGCGGGCGCAGGACTCGGGTGGAAGGGGGCCAGCTTGGGGGCGAGGAGTGGACCCGCCACGGGAGCTTTGTCAATAAGCCCACGCGGGGCTGGCTGCATCCCAACGACAAAGTCATGGGACCCGGGGTTTCCTACTTGGTTCGG TACATGGGCTGTGTGGAGGTCCTCCAGTCAATGCGTGCCCTGGACTTCAACACCCGGACTCAGGTCACCAG GGAGGCCATCAGTCTGGTGTGTGAGGCTGTGCCGGGTGCTAAGGGGGCGACAAGGAGGAGAAAG CCCTGTAGCCGCCCGCTCAGCTCTATCCTGGGGAGGAGTAACCTGAAATTTGCTGGAATGCCAATCACTCTCACCGTCTCCACCAGCAGCCTCAATCTCATGGCCGCAGACTGCAAACAG ATCATCGCCAACCACCACATGCAATCTATCTCATTTGCATCCGGCGGGGATCCG GACACAGCCGAGTATGTCGCCTATGTTGCCAAAGACCCTGTGAATCAGAGAG CCTGCCACATTCTGGAGTGTCCCGAAGGGCTTGCCCAGGATGTCATCAGCACCATTGGCCAGGCCTTCGAGTTGCGCTTCAAACAATACCTCAGGAACCCACCCAAACTGGTCACCCCTCATGACAG GATGGCTGGCTTTGATGGCTCAGCatgggatgaggaggaggaagagccacCTGACCATCAGTACTATAATGACTTCCCGGGGAAGGAACCCCCCTTGGGGGGGGTGGTAGACATGAGGCTTCGGGAAGGAGCCGCTCCAGGGGCTGCTcgacccactgcacccagtgcCCAGacccccagccacttgggagctACGCTG CCTGTAGGACAGCCTGTTGGGGGAGATCCAGAAGTCCGCAAACAGATGCCACCTCCACCACCCTGTCCAG CAGGCAGAGAGCTTTTTGATGATCCCTCCTATGTCAACGTCCAGAACCTAGACAAGGCCCGGCAAGCAGTGGGTGGTGCTGGGCCCCCCAATCCTGCTGTCAATGGCAGTGCACCCCGGGACCTGTTTGACATGA AGCCCTTCGAAGATGCTCTTCGggtgcctccacctccccagtcgGTGTCCATGGCTGAGCAGCTCCGAGGGGAGCCCTGGTTCCATGGGAAGCTGAGccggcgggaggctgaggcactgctGCAGCTCAATGGGGACTTCCTGGTGCGGGAGAGCacgaccacacctggccagtatgTGCTCACTGGCTTGCAGAGTGGGCAGCCTAAGCATTTGCTACTGGTGGACCCTGAGGGTGTGGTGAGTGTGGCAGAGGTGTGGGTGAGGGGTGGCAGAAAGGAAGGTACAGTACCCTACAGTGTATCCCTGTTCCTTCCCTCATTGCTTTGTAGACACTCCCGCTGGGCAGCTGTCTATGGGCCTCTCTTGCTCTTTAAAGTGTCTGGCATCTTCCTCCAGAGGCTCATCCCTTAG
- the SHC1 gene encoding SHC-transforming protein 1 isoform X8, which translates to MNKLSGGGGRRTRVEGGQLGGEEWTRHGSFVNKPTRGWLHPNDKVMGPGVSYLVRYMGCVEVLQSMRALDFNTRTQVTREAISLVCEAVPGAKGATRRRKPCSRPLSSILGRSNLKFAGMPITLTVSTSSLNLMAADCKQIIANHHMQSISFASGGDPDTAEYVAYVAKDPVNQRACHILECPEGLAQDVISTIGQAFELRFKQYLRNPPKLVTPHDRMAGFDGSAWDEEEEEPPDHQYYNDFPGKEPPLGGVVDMRLREGAAPGAARPTAPSAQTPSHLGATLPVGQPVGGDPEVRKQMPPPPPCPGRELFDDPSYVNVQNLDKARQAVGGAGPPNPAVNGSAPRDLFDMKPFEDALRVPPPPQSVSMAEQLRGEPWFHGKLSRREAEALLQLNGDFLVRESTTTPGQYVLTGLQSGQPKHLLLVDPEGVVSVAEVWVRGGRKEGTVPYSVSLFLPSLLCRHSRWAAVYGPLLLFKVSGIFLQRLIP; encoded by the exons ATGAACAAGCTGAGTGGAGGCGGCGGGCGCAGGACTCGGGTGGAAGGGGGCCAGCTTGGGGGCGAGGAGTGGACCCGCCACGGGAGCTTTGTCAATAAGCCCACGCGGGGCTGGCTGCATCCCAACGACAAAGTCATGGGACCCGGGGTTTCCTACTTGGTTCGG TACATGGGCTGTGTGGAGGTCCTCCAGTCAATGCGTGCCCTGGACTTCAACACCCGGACTCAGGTCACCAG GGAGGCCATCAGTCTGGTGTGTGAGGCTGTGCCGGGTGCTAAGGGGGCGACAAGGAGGAGAAAG CCCTGTAGCCGCCCGCTCAGCTCTATCCTGGGGAGGAGTAACCTGAAATTTGCTGGAATGCCAATCACTCTCACCGTCTCCACCAGCAGCCTCAATCTCATGGCCGCAGACTGCAAACAG ATCATCGCCAACCACCACATGCAATCTATCTCATTTGCATCCGGCGGGGATCCG GACACAGCCGAGTATGTCGCCTATGTTGCCAAAGACCCTGTGAATCAGAGAG CCTGCCACATTCTGGAGTGTCCCGAAGGGCTTGCCCAGGATGTCATCAGCACCATTGGCCAGGCCTTCGAGTTGCGCTTCAAACAATACCTCAGGAACCCACCCAAACTGGTCACCCCTCATGACAG GATGGCTGGCTTTGATGGCTCAGCatgggatgaggaggaggaagagccacCTGACCATCAGTACTATAATGACTTCCCGGGGAAGGAACCCCCCTTGGGGGGGGTGGTAGACATGAGGCTTCGGGAAGGAGCCGCTCCAGGGGCTGCTcgacccactgcacccagtgcCCAGacccccagccacttgggagctACGCTG CCTGTAGGACAGCCTGTTGGGGGAGATCCAGAAGTCCGCAAACAGATGCCACCTCCACCACCCTGTCCAG GCAGAGAGCTTTTTGATGATCCCTCCTATGTCAACGTCCAGAACCTAGACAAGGCCCGGCAAGCAGTGGGTGGTGCTGGGCCCCCCAATCCTGCTGTCAATGGCAGTGCACCCCGGGACCTGTTTGACATGA AGCCCTTCGAAGATGCTCTTCGggtgcctccacctccccagtcgGTGTCCATGGCTGAGCAGCTCCGAGGGGAGCCCTGGTTCCATGGGAAGCTGAGccggcgggaggctgaggcactgctGCAGCTCAATGGGGACTTCCTGGTGCGGGAGAGCacgaccacacctggccagtatgTGCTCACTGGCTTGCAGAGTGGGCAGCCTAAGCATTTGCTACTGGTGGACCCTGAGGGTGTGGTGAGTGTGGCAGAGGTGTGGGTGAGGGGTGGCAGAAAGGAAGGTACAGTACCCTACAGTGTATCCCTGTTCCTTCCCTCATTGCTTTGTAGACACTCCCGCTGGGCAGCTGTCTATGGGCCTCTCTTGCTCTTTAAAGTGTCTGGCATCTTCCTCCAGAGGCTCATCCCTTAG